A window from Ignavibacteriota bacterium encodes these proteins:
- a CDS encoding succinate dehydrogenase/fumarate reductase iron-sulfur subunit: MSHSNINLTLKIWRQQTENSKGNFEEFKVSVSPHASILEMLDDLNNRLEKEGKIPVAFESDCREGICGTCGLVVNGHPHGPLPKTATCQLHMRNFKDGDTVFIEPFRANAFKIIRDLIVDRSGFDKIQQAGGYTSFNTGSAPDANAILISKEIASLALDAAECIGCGACVAACKNSSAMLFVGAKVSQFALLPQGQPERYERVEAMVAAMDEAGFGSCTNTYACEAECPKGISVSNIARMNRDFIKSIFV, encoded by the coding sequence ATGTCACATTCGAATATTAATTTAACATTAAAAATTTGGCGTCAACAAACAGAAAACTCAAAGGGAAATTTTGAAGAATTTAAAGTTTCAGTTTCACCTCATGCATCAATTTTGGAAATGTTAGATGATCTAAATAATCGTTTAGAAAAAGAAGGAAAAATTCCTGTTGCATTTGAGAGTGATTGCCGTGAAGGAATTTGCGGAACTTGCGGATTAGTGGTTAATGGACATCCGCATGGACCATTACCCAAAACTGCAACATGCCAGTTGCATATGAGAAATTTTAAAGATGGTGATACTGTTTTCATTGAACCGTTTAGAGCAAATGCATTTAAAATAATTAGAGATTTAATTGTTGATAGAAGCGGTTTTGATAAAATTCAGCAAGCTGGAGGTTATACTTCATTCAATACTGGAAGTGCTCCAGATGCAAATGCAATTTTAATATCTAAAGAAATAGCTTCTTTAGCATTAGATGCAGCCGAGTGTATCGGATGCGGAGCTTGCGTTGCAGCTTGTAAAAATTCTTCTGCAATGTTATTTGTCGGTGCAAAAGTTTCTCAATTTGCTTTGCTTCCTCAAGGACAGCCGGAAAGATATGAAAGAGTTGAAGCAATGGTTGCGGCAATGGATGAAGCCGGATTTGGAAGCTGTACAAATACTTACGCTTGCGAAGCCGAATGTCCCAAAGGAATTTCCGTATCAAATATTGCAAGAATGAATAGAGATTTTATTAAATCAATTTTTGTTTAG
- a CDS encoding fumarate reductase/succinate dehydrogenase flavoprotein subunit: protein MIKLNSKIPEGHISEKWTNHKFNMKLVNPANKRKYEVIVVGTGLAGASAAATLGELGYKVKTFTYHDSSRRAHSIAAQGGINAAKSYQNDGDSIYRLFYDTVKGGDFRSREANVHRLAEVSNDIIDQCVAQGVPFAREYGGTLANRSFGGAQVSRTFYARGETGQQLLLGAYSSLNRQIHDGNVEMFHRREMLDIVIVDGKAKGIVVRNLISGEIESYSAQAVILATGGYSNVFFLSTSAMNCNATAIWRAHKKGALFANPCFTQIHPTALPLHGEGQSKLVLMSESLRNDGRVWVPKKVGENRSPDNIPEDERDYYLERRYPSFGNLAPRDVSSRSAKYVCDEGRGVNGGRSVYLDFADAIKRIGIDKVKEKYGNLFEMYENITGENPYKVPMQIYPAPHYTMGGLWVDYNLMSTIDGLFILGEANFSDHGANRLGASALMQGLADGYFVIPYTLSNYFASEKPEKVSSEKSEFKEVEKKVKDEISKLLSINGKQTVDDIHRKLGELLIADVGMSREKPKLEKVIKSISDLREEFWKDVKVVGKGEDLNQTLERAGRVADFLELGELMAIDSLDRNESCGAHFREEYQTEDGEAVRNDEEYAYVAAWEYENAGKWNLHKEELNFEYVKLATRSYK from the coding sequence ATGATAAAGTTAAATTCAAAAATTCCCGAAGGACATATTTCAGAAAAATGGACAAATCATAAGTTTAATATGAAACTTGTGAATCCCGCAAATAAAAGAAAATACGAAGTTATAGTTGTTGGAACCGGATTAGCCGGAGCATCTGCCGCTGCAACTTTAGGAGAATTAGGATATAAAGTTAAAACTTTTACTTATCATGATTCTTCGAGAAGAGCACACTCTATTGCTGCTCAAGGCGGAATTAATGCTGCAAAAAGTTATCAGAATGATGGAGACTCAATTTATAGATTATTTTATGATACCGTAAAAGGCGGAGATTTTCGTTCACGTGAAGCAAACGTTCATAGATTAGCTGAAGTTAGCAATGATATTATTGATCAATGTGTTGCACAAGGAGTTCCGTTTGCAAGAGAATATGGCGGAACTTTAGCAAATAGATCTTTCGGCGGTGCTCAAGTTTCAAGAACTTTTTATGCAAGAGGTGAAACGGGTCAGCAATTATTACTTGGGGCTTACAGCTCTTTAAATCGCCAAATTCATGACGGAAATGTTGAAATGTTTCACCGCAGAGAAATGTTGGATATAGTAATTGTTGATGGAAAAGCAAAAGGAATAGTAGTAAGAAATTTAATTTCCGGAGAAATAGAAAGTTATTCTGCACAAGCAGTAATTTTGGCAACCGGCGGATATTCAAATGTTTTCTTCCTTTCAACAAGTGCAATGAATTGCAATGCAACAGCAATTTGGCGCGCACATAAAAAAGGCGCACTTTTTGCAAATCCATGTTTTACACAAATTCATCCAACTGCATTGCCGCTTCATGGAGAAGGACAATCAAAATTAGTTTTGATGAGTGAAAGTTTGAGAAATGACGGTAGAGTTTGGGTTCCAAAAAAAGTTGGAGAAAATAGAAGTCCGGATAATATTCCGGAAGACGAAAGAGATTATTATCTTGAAAGAAGATATCCTTCATTTGGAAATTTAGCACCGAGAGATGTTTCTTCAAGAAGTGCAAAATACGTTTGCGATGAAGGAAGAGGAGTTAATGGCGGACGTTCTGTTTATTTAGATTTTGCAGATGCAATTAAACGAATTGGAATTGATAAAGTTAAAGAAAAATACGGCAATCTTTTTGAAATGTACGAAAATATTACCGGAGAAAATCCTTATAAAGTGCCAATGCAAATTTATCCAGCACCTCATTACACAATGGGCGGGCTTTGGGTTGATTATAATTTAATGAGTACAATTGACGGATTATTTATTCTCGGCGAAGCTAATTTTTCTGATCACGGCGCAAACCGACTTGGCGCAAGTGCTTTGATGCAAGGTTTGGCTGATGGTTATTTTGTAATTCCATATACTTTAAGCAATTATTTTGCAAGTGAAAAACCAGAAAAAGTATCTTCAGAAAAAAGTGAATTTAAAGAAGTTGAAAAGAAAGTTAAAGATGAAATAAGTAAACTTCTTTCAATAAATGGAAAGCAAACCGTTGATGATATTCACAGAAAATTAGGTGAATTATTAATTGCAGATGTCGGAATGTCTAGAGAAAAACCAAAATTAGAAAAAGTAATAAAATCAATTAGTGATTTAAGAGAAGAATTTTGGAAAGATGTAAAAGTTGTTGGAAAAGGTGAAGATTTAAATCAAACTTTGGAAAGAGCCGGGAGAGTTGCAGATTTTCTTGAACTTGGGGAATTAATGGCAATTGATTCTTTAGACAGAAATGAATCATGTGGTGCTCATTTTAGAGAAGAATATCAAACCGAAGACGGCGAAGCTGTAAGAAACGATGAAGAATATGCATACGTTGCCGCTTGGGAATATGAAAATGCCGGAAAGTGGAATCTTCACAAAGAAGAATTAAATTTTGAATATGTTAAATTAGCTACAAGGAGTTACAAATAA
- a CDS encoding succinate dehydrogenase cytochrome b subunit produces the protein MSWLLERLNSSIGKKIIMAITGLSLLFFLVVHLINNLLLFAGPEIFNSNVEQLESIKPLIRIVEIILLAIFVLHIYNALKLYFENKKAKPHKYAIDASSQNSTFYSRYMTVSGIIILVFLIIHLATFWRTFNFEAHQLNVEFPFYVIVQEAFANPIISIFYFIVMIFLGIHLNHAFQSAFQTFGLRHTKFTSMVERLGTFIAIVITIGFASIPVFFYIASLGGK, from the coding sequence ATGAGCTGGCTTTTGGAACGCTTAAATTCTTCCATTGGAAAAAAAATTATTATGGCAATTACGGGATTATCGCTTTTATTTTTTCTCGTTGTTCACCTCATTAATAATTTATTACTTTTCGCTGGACCAGAAATTTTTAACAGTAATGTTGAACAGCTTGAATCAATCAAACCATTGATAAGAATTGTTGAAATTATTTTGCTTGCAATTTTTGTTCTTCATATTTACAATGCATTAAAATTATATTTTGAAAATAAAAAAGCTAAACCGCATAAGTACGCAATTGATGCTTCATCTCAAAACAGCACTTTTTATTCAAGATATATGACAGTTTCTGGAATAATAATATTGGTTTTTCTCATAATTCATCTTGCAACATTTTGGAGAACATTTAATTTTGAAGCTCATCAGTTAAATGTAGAATTTCCATTTTATGTAATTGTTCAAGAAGCATTTGCAAATCCGATAATTTCAATTTTTTATTTTATCGTAATGATATTTTTAGGAATTCACTTAAATCATGCATTTCAAAGTGCGTTTCAAACATTCGGATTGCGACATACAAAATTCACATCAATGGTTGAAAGATTAGGAACTTTTATTGCAATCGTAATTACAATTGGTTTTGCATCAATTCCGGTATTTTTTTACATAGCTTCTCTGGGAGGTAAATAA